One Pseudorasbora parva isolate DD20220531a chromosome 8, ASM2467924v1, whole genome shotgun sequence DNA window includes the following coding sequences:
- the LOC137084660 gene encoding calcium-activated chloride channel regulator 1-like, whose amino-acid sequence MDSKKGFVLLWMLLSSTSTGIKLDGNGYVDVIIAISSKVPQDSTLIDAIKDMVTNGSIHLYQALDKKVYFKEATILVPSHWNSKEFSRARTESFEKAKIIIDNENPKYGDEPYTHQYGECGAEGQYIHFTPNFLQDDSLINLYGSREKVLLHEWAHLRWGVYDEYSEKEPFYLSNGHIEATRCSKNIEGQIYNESRQPCHTDPQTLLPTKGCNFYPNKYQETNTSIMFSPSLDSVSTFCREKEHNYEAPNMQNKKCGKAAWTVIFEDSVDKGALRSLEPMKSSPPAPSFKVVQRMHRVVCLVLDVSGSMNEDSRILRLQQAATYFLRYIIEYQASVGIVTFSTDANTLSPLITIDNESKRENLIGFLPKVADGGTYMCEGLNLGLEVLKKDNGDVVGDEIIFLTDGEATDDINSCVPAALKSGAIIHTIALGDKADKALREMADKTGGKFITASDAILSNQLLNGFSSLIIPTGDQTKDPVQIDSVGIKTSDWFNGTISVDQTIGTNTSFTITYEKGLPHISIQSPNGSTYYQAQMRHDQSAKTVTLKVPGIAEPGDWKYSIQSQALQSLTITATSQAARADVPPIIVKTHTNQQFSDGTKPIIVFAEVSQNYKAVINAEVWATLESDSGSTQSLQLLDNGAGADALKDDGVYSRYFTLLKKGRSSLNVRVNNKNGQARFTLQKSGGAPYIPGYVVNGVVELNPPKPPVSGESLAIGPFTRTTTGESFEVVPKSTTPPNFPPNKIIDLSAEIQENSVLLSWTAPGEDLDHGTAKSYDIRWNYHLQELRLNFSNAHVVNTTVPPQEAGSVEQHSFNLRFSIKNGTAIFFAIQSEDKENVKSQISNIARASKIFSDPKPAEMPEVEEVREKFTNLKLRFLAISVCVAIVGIIVGIATWVLRRRKLYGFYTLSNI is encoded by the exons ATGGACTCAAAGAAGGGTTTTGTCTTATTATGGATGTTGCTGTCGTCCACCTCCACTGGAATCAAACTAGATGGAAATGGTTATGTTGATGTTATCATTGCTATCAGTTCAAAAGTACCACAGGATAGCACGCTGATTGATGCAATAAAG GATATGGTCACTAACGGGTCGATTCATCTTTATCAAGCATTGGATAAAAAGGTCTATTTCAAAGAAGCTACGATTCTAGTTCCATCCCACTGGAATAGTAAGGAATTTTCCAGAGCAAGAACAGAGTCCTTTGAAAAG gcaaaaataataattgacaATGAAAATCCAAAATACGGTGATGAACCCTACACTCATCAGTATGGTGAATGTGGAGCTGAGGGTCAGTACATTCATTTCACCCCAAACTTCCTCCAAGACGACTCACTCATTAATCTTTATGGGTCAAGAG AAAAGGTCCTGCTTCATGAATGGGCTCATCTGAGATGGGGCGTATATGATGAATACAGTGAAAAAGAGCCATTCTACCTCTCTAATGGCCATATTGAAGCTACAAG ATGTAGCAAAAACATTGAAGGTCAGATTTATAATGAATCCCGCCAACCGTGCCACACTGATCCACAAACTTTACTACCGACTAAGGGGTGCAATTTTTATCCTAACAAATATCAAGAAACAAACACCTCCATAATGTTCTCACCAAGCCTGGACTCT GTGAGTACATTTTGTCGTGAAAAAGAACATAATTATGAAGCCCCAAAcatgcaaaataaaaaatgtggcaAAGCAGCATGGACTGTGATATTTGAGGATTCTGTGGATAAAGGCGCACTTCGTTCTCTAGAACCAATGAAGTCCTCTCCACCAGCACCATCCTTCAAAGTTGTTCAGCGAATGCATCGGGTTGTTTGTCTCGTTCTTGATGTCTCAGGAAGCATGAATGAA GACTCCAGAATCCTTCGACTCCAGCAGGCTGCCACATATTTCCTGCGGTACATCATTGAGTATCAAGCCAGTGTTGGAATTGTGACCTTTAGTACTGATGCTAATACTCTCAGCCCCTTGATTACCATTGACAACGAGTCCAAACGAGAGAATCTCATCGGATTTTTGCCAAAAGTAGCAGACGGAGGGACATACATGTGTGAAGGCCTCAATCTAGGCTTGGAG GTACTCAAAAAGGACAATGGGGATGTAGTAGGggatgaaatcatttttttgacaGATGGTGAAGCGACGGACGATATTAATAGTTGTGTTCCGGCTGCACTTAAAAGTGGTGCTATTATACACACAATAGCGTTGGGTGATAAAGCAGATAAAGCACTGAGGGAAATGGCTGACAAAACTG GTGGGAAATTTATCACAGCCAGTGATGCCATTCTCTCTAATCAGCTACTGAATGGATTTTCTTCACTAATAATACCAACAGGAGATCAAACAAAAGACCCAGTTCAG ATAGACAGTgtgggaataaaaacatcagacTGGTTCAATGGGACAATATCAGTGGATCAGACCATTGGTACCAACACCAGCTTTACAATAACCTATGAAAAAGGTTTACCTCATATTTCCATACAGTCACCAAATGGCTCAACCTACTATCAAGCACAGATGCGTCATGATCAATCAGCAAAAACAGTCACTTTAAAAGTTCCAGGAATTGCAGAG CCTGGGGACTGGAAGTACAGTATCCAAAGTCAAGCACTTCAGTCTCTGACTATAACAGCAACGAGTCAAGCGGCACGTGCTGATGTTCCCCCAATCATAGTCAAAACCCACACAAACCAGCAGTTCAGTGACGGCACTAAACCCATCATAGTGTTTGCTGAGGTCAGTCAGAATTACAAGGCTGTAATAAATGCTGAAGTGTGGGCTACCCTGGAGTCTGACTCTGGGTCCACACAATCATTACAGCTCCTGGACAATGGAGCAG GAGCTGATGCTTTGAAAGATGATGGCGTCTATTCCAGATATTTCACACTGCTGAAAAAAGGGAGAAGCAGCTTGAATGTTAGAGTGAATAATAAAAATGGACAAGCCAGATTTACTCTCCAAAAAAGTGGTGGTGCCCCATACATACCTGGATATGTGGTGAACG GTGTGGTGGAGCTGAACCCTCCAAAGCCTCCAGTTTCAGGGGAATCACTTGCAATCGGACCTTTTACCAGAACAACCACCGGAGAGAGTTTTGAGGTGGTTCCTAAAAGCACAACTCCACCAAATTTCCCTCCTAATAAAATCATAGATCTGAGTGCTGAGATCCAGGAGAACTCTGTGCTTCTCAGCTGGACGGCTCCTGGTGAAGATCTCGACCATGGGACAg CTAAATCTTATGATATCAGGTGGAACTATCACCTTCAAGAGCTTCGACTCAACTTCAGCAATGCTCATGTAGTCAACACAACCGTCCCACCGCAGGAGGCCGGATCAGTTGAACAGCATTCATTCAATCTCAGATTCTCAATCAAAAATGGCACCGCAATATTTTTTGCTATTCAGTCTGAGGAcaaagaaaatgtaaaatctCAAATCTCAAACATTGCTCGAGCTTCAAAGATCTTCTCTGATCCAAAACCCGCAGAAATGCCAGAAGTTGAGGAAGTTCGGGAGAAGTTCACGAACCTGAAGTTGAGGTTTCTTGCCATTTCTGTTTGTGTTGCAATTGTGGGGATTATTGTTGGGATAGCAACATGGGTGTTGAGACGAAGAAAACTTTATGGTTTTTATACTCTAAGCAACATTTAA